One window from the genome of Candidatus Spechtbacterales bacterium encodes:
- a CDS encoding alpha/beta hydrolase: MSEEFQFVPDFVEIAGRRIHYAKAGSGPPIILLHGLGRSLFQWEEHFPELAKTNTVYAFDFPGFGQSEPLYRHEMSIFSATVFIEQFRRHFDIENPVLLGGSLGGLAALDYALEFSGNISKLILMGSAGLSKDIKFAYRLLTLPGVGELWKYLDYHGIEDAENWISRASAVPKIGKILGAIFEYALTPPEPARLKNTREENRGTFLKLFRHGFGLRGQKKAIRRDDKLHRIEVPTLVIWGELDPLFSVEQARRASTLFQDCKLYIFKNAGHWPARENPEEFNKVVKEFIAS; this comes from the coding sequence TTGAGTGAAGAGTTCCAATTTGTACCTGATTTTGTAGAAATTGCGGGAAGAAGGATACATTACGCGAAGGCCGGCAGTGGCCCTCCTATAATACTTCTTCACGGCCTTGGAAGGTCTCTATTTCAGTGGGAAGAACATTTTCCTGAGCTTGCTAAAACAAACACTGTTTACGCTTTTGATTTTCCGGGATTCGGTCAATCCGAACCTTTGTATAGACATGAGATGTCAATATTTTCAGCAACGGTGTTTATAGAGCAGTTTCGCAGGCATTTTGATATAGAAAATCCCGTGCTACTTGGTGGCTCTTTGGGCGGGTTGGCGGCACTGGACTATGCCCTTGAGTTTTCAGGGAATATTTCTAAACTTATTCTTATGGGTAGCGCGGGACTTAGTAAAGATATTAAGTTTGCGTACCGTCTTTTAACCCTTCCTGGAGTTGGGGAGCTATGGAAGTATTTGGACTATCATGGCATTGAAGACGCGGAGAACTGGATAAGCAGAGCAAGTGCGGTCCCGAAGATAGGTAAGATATTGGGAGCAATTTTTGAATATGCCCTTACTCCTCCTGAGCCCGCGCGGCTTAAAAATACCCGAGAGGAGAACAGGGGTACGTTTCTTAAGCTGTTCAGGCACGGATTTGGCCTGCGTGGACAGAAAAAAGCGATAAGAAGAGACGACAAGCTTCATCGTATTGAAGTGCCAACTCTTGTTATTTGGGGAGAGCTTGATCCACTGTTTTCTGTTGAGCAAGCCCGCAGAGCATCCACACTTTTTCAGGATTGCAAACTTTATATATTCAAAAATGCCGGACATTGGCCGGCCCGCGAAAATCCTGAGGAATTTAATAAAGTGGTGAAAGAATTTATAGCTTCATAA
- a CDS encoding uracil-DNA glycosylase, which yields MNKAKELEKIKREVANLRTSLLYEYRKKNDYLHVMGEGSCDAKIVFVGEAPGKNEAEQGSPFCGASGRVLDKLLSVAGISRSDVYITNIVKDRPPENRDPSSEEIELYAPFLDREINIIKPAIIVTLGRFSAEYLMKKYGLIDSLAPMREIHGHSIRVKTEYGNAYLVPMYHPAASLYSKTTKEKAEKDIKILSNLLHKLS from the coding sequence ATGAATAAAGCAAAAGAACTTGAAAAAATAAAAAGAGAGGTCGCTAATCTGCGGACCTCTCTTTTGTATGAGTATAGAAAAAAGAATGACTACCTTCACGTTATGGGCGAGGGTAGTTGTGATGCAAAAATAGTATTTGTAGGCGAAGCTCCCGGAAAGAACGAAGCAGAACAAGGCAGTCCCTTTTGCGGGGCTTCCGGCAGGGTTTTAGACAAACTTTTATCTGTTGCGGGAATAAGCAGAAGCGATGTCTATATAACAAATATAGTTAAAGACAGACCCCCTGAAAACAGAGACCCTTCTTCTGAAGAAATAGAGCTTTACGCCCCCTTTTTAGACAGAGAGATAAACATAATAAAACCTGCTATAATTGTAACGCTTGGTAGGTTTTCGGCAGAGTACTTAATGAAAAAATATGGCCTCATAGATAGTTTAGCGCCAATGAGGGAAATTCACGGGCATTCTATACGGGTTAAAACAGAATATGGAAATGCATATTTAGTGCCTATGTACCATCCCGCGGCCTCTCTTTACTCTAAAACCACAAAAGAAAAGGCAGAAAAAGATATAAAGATACTATCAAACTTATTGCATAAGTTGTCTTAG
- the metG gene encoding methionine--tRNA ligase subunit beta has protein sequence MINFEDFAKIELKIATIKSAENVDGSDKLLRLVVDVGEEEERQVLAGIAKKYNFQDIVGRQIVVVANLEPRKLMGLESQGMLLAASSEDGPVLLIPEKDVEPGSSVS, from the coding sequence ATGATAAATTTTGAAGATTTTGCAAAAATTGAATTAAAAATAGCCACGATAAAGAGCGCGGAAAATGTAGATGGTTCTGATAAGCTACTCAGGCTGGTGGTAGATGTTGGAGAAGAAGAGGAAAGGCAGGTACTTGCCGGAATAGCAAAAAAATATAATTTTCAAGATATTGTCGGCAGACAGATAGTTGTAGTTGCCAATCTTGAGCCCCGTAAATTAATGGGACTTGAATCTCAGGGAATGCTACTTGCCGCAAGCTCTGAGGATGGTCCTGTTCTTTTGATTCCGGAAAAAGATGTAGAGCCCGGTAGTTCCGTAAGTTAG
- a CDS encoding HAD-IC family P-type ATPase has translation MDKQESVLWHLKTLDEIKEKLSVDTERGLSTKEVAERQVSFGLNELPRGKEKHWWQMFFSQFINPLIFILLIAAGLTLWIAVHESKAGHSGSLELYADTLVITLAVLINVLIGFWQEFRSNNLFEKLEKLVNIKAQVKRGGGLKEVDSKELVPGDIILLHAGVKVPADARIIEAKNIETNEALLTGEFMPVKKEVADLDEKTDLAERVNMVHAGTVIEKGDGVALVVATGEHTELGEIAKLTASVEEEKTPLQKRLEGLSKKISWIVVFFAAVIVAVGLFERAGSFSELAREDVTEMFTLAVAVAVAAIPEGLPAAMSVVLAVASQRILSKKGLVKTLLGAEILGSTSVICTDKTGTLTEGKMKVEDLKHTDKAHNAGFALAFANEAMIMEGGEISGESTDKAKLQYFIDNGGDLEKALDEMPRIATLPFDSDSKYIASFHNSEGGTKVFVTGAPEELLEISTKSDAEKKKIQGEIDELASSGYRLIGLAERVLEDSAKTDFEDSESLRKEIKNLVYTGTAIIGDPIRSDVSESLQTAREAGIRIIMITGDHKLTALSIGDKLGFRNTEKSILEGSELDKMSAEELANIIGDVDIISRASPKHKMQIIEALRLKEEVVAMTGDGVNDAPALKNADIGVALGTGMDVTKEASDLVLMNDSFTTISEAIRQGRIAFDNIRKVSIFVISNAFTEIMLVLTALILRLPLPITAVQILWANLVEDGLPAIALAFEPGEEDIMKRKPFKRKEPILDRLGMYIIGIVGIFSNLILVGLFLWLVWAGYPTQYIQTVIFAAVATDTLIYVFSVKRLHKSIFHSSITNNKYLIMGIVVGMLLMFSSVYVPALNTLLSTVPLDMFGISLALGSGIVRLLFIELTKWVMRRGGLFHRATGGNPEIKPAIN, from the coding sequence ATGGACAAGCAAGAAAGTGTGCTTTGGCACTTAAAAACTCTTGATGAGATAAAAGAGAAGCTTTCTGTGGACACAGAAAGAGGTCTCTCCACAAAAGAGGTTGCTGAAAGGCAGGTCTCTTTTGGTTTGAATGAACTTCCGCGCGGAAAAGAAAAACACTGGTGGCAAATGTTTTTTAGTCAGTTTATTAACCCTTTAATTTTTATATTACTGATAGCTGCCGGCCTTACCTTGTGGATTGCTGTGCATGAATCCAAGGCCGGGCATAGCGGGAGTTTAGAACTTTACGCAGATACATTGGTAATAACTCTTGCCGTTTTAATAAACGTTTTAATAGGTTTTTGGCAGGAGTTTCGTTCTAACAACTTATTTGAGAAACTTGAAAAACTTGTAAACATAAAGGCTCAGGTAAAAAGAGGTGGCGGATTAAAAGAGGTTGATTCTAAAGAATTGGTACCCGGGGATATTATATTACTACATGCCGGAGTAAAAGTTCCCGCTGACGCGCGTATTATAGAAGCAAAGAATATAGAGACTAACGAGGCCCTACTTACAGGTGAATTTATGCCTGTTAAAAAAGAGGTTGCGGATTTAGATGAGAAAACAGACTTGGCGGAACGCGTAAATATGGTTCACGCGGGAACTGTAATAGAAAAGGGCGATGGTGTGGCACTTGTTGTTGCAACAGGAGAGCACACCGAACTTGGGGAGATAGCAAAACTTACAGCGAGTGTTGAAGAAGAAAAAACACCCCTTCAAAAACGTCTTGAGGGCTTGAGTAAGAAAATATCTTGGATTGTTGTATTTTTTGCTGCTGTGATAGTTGCAGTAGGGCTTTTTGAAAGAGCCGGAAGTTTTTCTGAGCTGGCGCGCGAGGATGTTACAGAGATGTTTACTCTTGCAGTCGCGGTTGCGGTTGCCGCTATTCCTGAAGGTTTACCCGCTGCCATGTCTGTAGTTCTTGCTGTTGCTTCTCAGCGAATACTTTCTAAAAAAGGATTAGTAAAAACACTTCTTGGAGCGGAAATTTTGGGCTCTACAAGTGTTATTTGTACAGATAAGACCGGAACTTTAACAGAGGGCAAGATGAAAGTTGAAGATCTTAAGCACACAGATAAAGCACACAATGCAGGTTTCGCGCTCGCTTTTGCTAATGAGGCGATGATAATGGAAGGTGGTGAGATAAGCGGAGAATCAACCGATAAAGCCAAATTACAATACTTTATAGATAATGGGGGGGATTTAGAAAAAGCATTGGACGAGATGCCGCGAATTGCAACACTTCCTTTTGACTCTGATTCTAAATATATAGCGTCTTTTCACAATTCAGAGGGGGGTACTAAGGTTTTTGTTACAGGAGCGCCCGAAGAACTTCTTGAGATATCTACAAAAAGCGATGCTGAGAAGAAAAAAATTCAGGGAGAAATTGATGAGCTTGCAAGTAGTGGTTATCGGTTAATAGGACTTGCCGAACGCGTTTTGGAAGATAGCGCAAAGACGGATTTTGAAGATTCAGAATCTTTGCGAAAAGAGATTAAAAATCTTGTTTATACAGGCACGGCTATTATTGGTGATCCGATAAGGTCGGATGTTTCAGAATCTCTGCAAACAGCCAGAGAGGCGGGTATAAGGATAATTATGATAACGGGCGACCATAAGCTTACAGCACTCTCCATAGGTGACAAACTCGGTTTTAGGAATACCGAAAAGTCAATTCTTGAAGGAAGTGAGTTGGACAAGATGAGTGCGGAAGAGTTGGCTAATATTATAGGGGACGTGGATATAATTTCTCGCGCCAGCCCTAAACACAAAATGCAGATAATTGAGGCCTTACGGTTGAAGGAAGAAGTTGTAGCTATGACCGGCGATGGTGTAAATGATGCTCCGGCTTTAAAAAATGCGGATATTGGAGTTGCCTTGGGTACAGGCATGGATGTAACAAAGGAAGCTTCTGACTTGGTTTTAATGAATGATAGTTTTACTACTATAAGCGAGGCCATACGCCAAGGCAGAATCGCTTTTGATAATATACGCAAAGTATCTATATTTGTTATTTCAAACGCGTTTACAGAGATAATGCTTGTTTTAACCGCTTTAATATTGCGCTTACCTTTGCCTATTACAGCAGTGCAGATACTGTGGGCAAATCTTGTTGAGGACGGCTTACCTGCCATAGCGCTTGCGTTTGAACCGGGAGAGGAAGATATAATGAAACGAAAGCCTTTTAAGCGCAAAGAGCCTATTTTAGACAGATTAGGGATGTACATTATCGGTATTGTTGGAATATTTAGTAATTTAATTTTAGTCGGCTTATTCCTTTGGCTGGTTTGGGCCGGCTACCCGACCCAGTATATTCAGACAGTTATTTTTGCAGCGGTAGCAACAGACACGCTAATATATGTATTTTCTGTAAAGCGGCTGCATAAGTCTATTTTCCATTCCTCCATTACCAACAATAAATATCTGATAATGGGTATTGTTGTAGGTATGCTCCTTATGTTTTCTTCAGTTTATGTACCTGCGTTAAACACATTGCTTTCAACGGTTCCTCTGGATATGTTTGGCATATCTCTTGCTCTTGGATCGGGAATTGTGAGATTACTATTTATCGAGCTTACAAAGTGGGTTATGCGAAGAGGTGGATTATTTCATCGCGCAACAGGTGGAAATCCCGAAATAAAGCCCGCTATAAATTAA
- a CDS encoding vitamin K epoxide reductase family protein: MKIKINKSYYIYFSLLLLAIVGFSFLPLLPKPAGFYAFVATVGAVGFGIATYIFRTKRSGKELVCPTGSNCNTVVNSRFAKFMGIHLEYLGMLYYGLIFLIYGIMVFFLDYFNTTAIWLVLLFTAGAFLFSCYLLFVQAFLLRQWCIWCLFASMCSMLIFIVSLVSLESLGINIGSFAGVGDLVSSIHSLGFALSLGGTTIASFVFFRSLRDFSLDDREMWSIQSIAEIVWVGLGLALMGQFASYVVNADATLSSPAFILQTLSLLFTAGFAAVLMIIFAPLATAVPFKAGDLEKEKTSVLASLRKPIFVNGALVMASLYFAFFMDYVKGYSLGTLLFAYGVFLALAVIVAMMWQKGVSRGKLV, from the coding sequence ATGAAAATAAAAATAAACAAGAGCTATTATATATACTTTTCTCTATTATTACTTGCTATAGTGGGGTTTTCTTTTTTACCTCTTTTGCCTAAGCCCGCGGGTTTTTACGCGTTTGTAGCGACCGTGGGGGCCGTTGGTTTTGGTATAGCAACCTATATTTTTAGAACGAAAAGAAGTGGTAAAGAACTTGTGTGTCCTACGGGTTCTAATTGCAACACCGTTGTTAATAGTCGCTTCGCAAAATTTATGGGCATACATCTTGAGTATTTGGGAATGCTTTATTATGGTTTGATATTCCTTATATATGGGATTATGGTTTTCTTTTTAGATTACTTTAATACTACAGCCATTTGGCTGGTGCTTTTATTTACAGCGGGAGCCTTTCTTTTTTCCTGCTATCTCTTGTTTGTGCAGGCGTTTTTGTTAAGGCAGTGGTGTATATGGTGTCTGTTTGCGTCAATGTGCTCTATGCTGATATTCATAGTGTCTTTGGTTAGTCTTGAAAGTCTCGGTATAAATATAGGGTCATTTGCGGGCGTCGGAGATTTAGTGTCTTCAATTCACTCTCTTGGTTTTGCGCTTAGTTTAGGTGGTACCACAATAGCGTCTTTTGTGTTTTTCAGGTCACTGCGAGATTTTAGTTTAGACGACAGAGAGATGTGGTCAATACAGAGCATTGCTGAGATTGTATGGGTTGGGTTGGGACTTGCCCTCATGGGTCAGTTCGCATCCTATGTTGTGAACGCCGATGCAACATTATCATCTCCCGCCTTTATTTTACAAACACTATCCTTACTTTTTACGGCAGGATTTGCGGCAGTTTTAATGATAATTTTTGCGCCGCTTGCTACAGCTGTACCTTTTAAAGCGGGTGATTTGGAAAAAGAAAAAACGTCCGTACTGGCAAGTTTAAGGAAGCCAATATTTGTAAACGGCGCGTTAGTTATGGCATCTTTGTATTTCGCGTTTTTTATGGATTACGTGAAAGGGTATAGTTTGGGTACATTGCTGTTTGCGTACGGAGTATTTTTAGCTTTAGCAGTGATTGTTGCGATGATGTGGCAAAAGGGGGTGAGCAGGGGAAAATTAGTTTAA
- a CDS encoding ion transporter produces the protein MKNINKIKYFVIELREKLWYIIIIAALALISGGMLAYEFFGDNVTEETLRRMNALDLIIAYIFLADFSAGVYFAPKKWRHIKQNLLDFFGSIPFSNGFFQALRILRFARLTRLLRAGNIVQNIEGGIVELYKKRASKNGVGGNRDKV, from the coding sequence ATGAAAAACATTAATAAAATAAAATATTTTGTAATAGAATTAAGGGAAAAGCTTTGGTATATAATAATCATAGCCGCATTAGCACTTATCAGCGGGGGAATGCTTGCTTATGAGTTTTTTGGCGACAATGTTACGGAAGAAACATTAAGGCGAATGAATGCGCTGGATCTTATAATAGCGTATATATTCCTTGCTGATTTTAGCGCGGGAGTATATTTTGCTCCTAAAAAGTGGAGGCATATTAAACAGAATTTATTGGATTTTTTCGGCTCTATACCGTTTTCAAACGGATTTTTCCAGGCATTGAGAATATTGAGATTTGCCAGATTAACGCGGCTTTTGCGGGCAGGCAATATCGTGCAAAATATTGAAGGCGGAATTGTGGAATTATATAAAAAACGTGCTTCGAAAAATGGTGTCGGTGGGAATAGAGATAAGGTTTAA
- a CDS encoding sodium:calcium antiporter, with translation MHIGFSVLAIVVGIFLLIQSGKRVVGSLGAMARFLGISEFVLSFVLVAFATSLPELTVGINSALLGISELSFGDILGTNVINFTLILGTVAIVGGNIALKDYEHFRKNRFFELALLLSPLVLMLDGALSRIDGTILLLLFTWNIIRLLDVDDMILGKKVFRPHLAEHVHHKAETRKEFFKNLAVFLASVTFLISAAILIVYSVRNLSVAFGLSRILVGVLVVGVGTSLPELTIGIRSVRRKMGGISLGDIFGSGVINSTLILGIVSLISPIHLENKLSLFVGLIFTVAAFLTVLFFLRKKKSTISRKEGFVLVAIYILFAASQLFVNL, from the coding sequence ATGCATATAGGGTTTTCAGTATTAGCTATAGTAGTTGGAATATTCCTTTTAATCCAATCCGGAAAACGTGTTGTAGGCTCTTTGGGAGCTATGGCCCGGTTTTTAGGCATATCTGAATTTGTGCTTTCGTTTGTGCTTGTCGCCTTTGCAACTTCTTTGCCTGAGCTCACTGTAGGAATAAATTCCGCGCTTCTTGGGATTTCCGAACTTTCGTTCGGGGATATTTTAGGAACCAATGTTATAAATTTTACTCTTATTTTAGGAACAGTTGCGATTGTCGGAGGGAACATTGCCCTCAAAGACTATGAGCATTTCCGCAAGAACAGATTTTTTGAGCTGGCACTGCTTCTCTCGCCTCTTGTTTTGATGCTTGATGGAGCTCTTTCAAGAATAGACGGAACTATTTTACTTCTGCTTTTTACGTGGAATATAATCCGCCTTCTTGATGTTGATGATATGATATTGGGCAAAAAAGTTTTCCGCCCGCATCTGGCTGAGCATGTGCACCATAAAGCAGAAACCAGGAAAGAATTTTTTAAGAATTTAGCCGTATTTTTAGCAAGCGTTACCTTTTTAATTTCCGCAGCAATACTTATAGTCTATAGTGTGCGCAACCTGTCTGTCGCCTTTGGTTTATCCCGGATATTGGTAGGTGTCTTAGTAGTAGGTGTGGGCACAAGCTTGCCCGAACTTACAATAGGCATAAGAAGCGTGCGCAGAAAAATGGGCGGCATATCTTTAGGCGATATTTTTGGTTCCGGAGTTATAAATTCCACTTTGATTTTGGGTATTGTGAGTTTAATTTCTCCAATACATTTAGAGAACAAACTAAGCCTTTTTGTTGGACTTATTTTTACAGTGGCAGCATTTTTGACAGTGCTTTTTTTCTTACGCAAGAAAAAAAGCACTATTAGCAGAAAAGAGGGCTTTGTTCTCGTTGCTATATATATTCTTTTTGCTGCCTCACAGCTGTTTGTTAATCTTTAA
- a CDS encoding PHB depolymerase family esterase — translation MVKFISVFVLVIILALVAGLLYVWFFVLKPVDRSVVKLSRTSIEVDGTVRKYRVFNAREDGPSQPLLVLLHGFKDRSEWISAYSGFNILAQEKGFALLLPEGLKMSWNGGFCCGYSFQNNVDDVGFILKVVEDAKQKYKIDNSKVYVAGFSNGGLLAQKLLVESPDIFRAGASLMSGVGADGGVLDISDARAPIMLVQGDMDKYIRINKSDTPIDGFNFISAEETLLAWQEHYKAELVGEKETDMYKEKTYANNDEVKVLFRMYFGQEHSWPERRVWDFDYRVPEVTRDIWNFWINS, via the coding sequence ATGGTTAAATTTATTTCTGTATTTGTTTTGGTGATAATACTTGCTTTGGTTGCAGGACTTTTGTATGTCTGGTTTTTTGTTTTAAAACCCGTGGACAGGAGTGTTGTGAAGTTGAGCCGAACATCTATAGAAGTAGATGGAACTGTTAGAAAATACCGCGTGTTCAATGCGAGAGAAGATGGTCCGTCGCAGCCGCTCCTTGTGCTTTTACATGGGTTTAAAGACCGGTCAGAGTGGATAAGCGCCTATTCAGGCTTTAATATTTTGGCTCAGGAAAAAGGTTTTGCGCTTCTTTTGCCAGAAGGATTGAAAATGTCATGGAATGGCGGGTTTTGTTGTGGGTATAGTTTCCAGAACAATGTAGATGATGTGGGTTTTATCTTAAAAGTAGTAGAGGATGCGAAACAAAAATATAAAATAGATAATTCAAAAGTTTATGTAGCAGGGTTTTCTAATGGAGGGCTTTTGGCACAAAAACTTCTTGTCGAATCTCCGGACATATTTAGAGCCGGCGCTTCTTTAATGAGTGGTGTTGGAGCAGATGGAGGTGTACTGGATATTTCGGACGCGCGCGCGCCGATAATGCTTGTACAGGGAGACATGGATAAATATATAAGAATAAACAAGAGTGACACACCAATAGATGGTTTTAATTTTATTTCCGCTGAGGAAACACTTTTGGCGTGGCAGGAACATTACAAAGCGGAGTTGGTGGGAGAAAAAGAGACAGATATGTACAAAGAAAAGACATATGCAAATAATGATGAGGTTAAAGTTTTGTTCCGCATGTATTTTGGACAGGAGCACTCGTGGCCAGAGAGGAGAGTGTGGGATTTTGATTACAGGGTCCCTGAAGTTACCCGAGATATATGGAATTTTTGGATAAACAGTTGA
- the obgE gene encoding GTPase ObgE has product MVFLYFALHGTVMYMFVDEITIYAKAGDGGDGVVRWRHDKNTEYGGPTGGDGGKGGDVYVHAVRDVHLLSKYRTKKEFAAERGEDGDRNSLEGANGEDLDILLPVGSRITNTKTGGKISLDKEDDRFLLLKGGRGGRGNESFKSSKNRSPDKFTTGKSGEEGEFYIEVELIADVGLIGLPNAGKTSLLNELTRAAGKVGAYPFTTLEPALGECFGYIISDIPGLIEGAAQGKGLGHKFLRHIRRTKILVHLVSCENSDMEATYKTVRKELEEFDPNLLKKREIILITKTDLAMDDKEVKKHIKKMKEFSDEVYALSVLDDGEVKNFRDELLKLLE; this is encoded by the coding sequence TTGGTTTTTCTTTATTTTGCTTTACATGGTACTGTAATGTATATGTTTGTTGATGAGATAACAATTTATGCAAAGGCCGGAGACGGGGGAGATGGTGTTGTGCGTTGGAGGCATGATAAAAATACCGAGTATGGAGGTCCCACTGGTGGAGATGGTGGAAAAGGCGGAGATGTTTATGTACACGCCGTTCGCGATGTTCACCTGCTTTCTAAATATCGTACAAAAAAAGAATTTGCGGCAGAGCGCGGAGAAGACGGTGACAGAAACAGCCTGGAAGGCGCTAACGGGGAAGATTTGGATATTCTTTTGCCTGTAGGGTCGCGTATCACAAACACCAAAACCGGAGGAAAGATTTCACTGGATAAAGAGGATGATAGGTTTTTGCTATTAAAGGGCGGCAGGGGAGGACGCGGGAATGAATCTTTTAAATCGTCAAAAAATAGAAGTCCTGACAAGTTTACAACAGGGAAATCTGGTGAAGAGGGGGAGTTTTATATAGAGGTAGAACTTATAGCAGACGTGGGGCTTATAGGGCTTCCAAACGCGGGAAAAACCAGCTTACTTAATGAATTAACGCGCGCCGCGGGAAAAGTTGGCGCGTATCCTTTTACTACGCTTGAGCCGGCTTTGGGCGAGTGTTTTGGATACATAATTTCTGATATCCCCGGGCTTATAGAGGGTGCCGCGCAAGGAAAAGGGCTTGGGCATAAATTTTTACGCCACATAAGACGTACAAAGATACTCGTACATCTTGTATCGTGTGAGAATAGTGATATGGAAGCTACATACAAAACAGTAAGAAAAGAACTTGAAGAGTTTGACCCCAATCTTTTAAAAAAGCGGGAGATAATTTTAATAACAAAGACTGATCTTGCCATGGATGATAAGGAAGTTAAAAAACACATTAAAAAAATGAAAGAGTTTTCAGATGAGGTTTATGCATTATCTGTTTTGGATGATGGGGAAGTGAAAAATTTTAGAGACGAGCTTTTAAAGTTATTAGAATAG
- the msrA gene encoding peptide-methionine (S)-S-oxide reductase MsrA → MENNSQKATFAGGCFWCQDAVFRMLKGVESVTSGYSGGDIENPTYEQVTRGDTGHLEAIQIEYNPDEVSYNDLLEIFWTSHNPTQAGGQGSDMGPQYEAVILYHNDEQKDLAESSKKNLEDESVYDKPIVTKVLPFKNFYPAEGYHQDYYNKNTSAPYCSIVINPKIEKIKELFSEKLKNIE, encoded by the coding sequence ATGGAAAATAATTCACAAAAAGCTACATTTGCAGGGGGGTGTTTCTGGTGCCAAGATGCCGTATTTCGTATGCTCAAAGGCGTTGAGTCAGTTACTTCGGGTTATTCGGGAGGAGATATAGAAAACCCAACCTATGAACAGGTAACAAGAGGCGACACCGGACATCTTGAGGCGATACAAATAGAGTATAATCCGGATGAAGTAAGCTATAACGATTTGCTGGAAATCTTTTGGACTTCGCATAATCCGACTCAGGCAGGCGGGCAGGGGAGTGACATGGGCCCGCAGTACGAGGCCGTTATTCTTTACCACAATGATGAACAAAAAGATTTGGCAGAAAGTTCTAAAAAAAATCTTGAAGATGAGAGTGTTTATGATAAGCCAATAGTTACAAAAGTTCTGCCATTTAAGAATTTTTATCCCGCGGAGGGCTATCATCAGGATTATTACAACAAAAACACAAGCGCGCCTTATTGTAGTATTGTTATTAATCCAAAAATTGAAAAGATTAAAGAACTCTTTAGTGAAAAACTCAAAAACATAGAATAA
- a CDS encoding rhodanese-like domain-containing protein: MNKSEDKNELEDFTSISSSELEVMLEDKDFVFIDVHTPEQRHVPGTDYFISYNDTDSIVSVVENKNTKVVLYCRSGSMSKIAAQKLADMGYTNVYELTGGLHDWNSEGRETLPEGSVPVL, from the coding sequence ATGAACAAATCGGAGGATAAAAACGAGTTGGAAGACTTTACTTCTATAAGTTCGTCGGAATTGGAAGTTATGCTGGAAGATAAAGATTTTGTTTTTATAGATGTACACACACCAGAACAGCGTCATGTTCCGGGAACGGATTATTTTATTTCTTATAACGACACAGACAGCATAGTGTCTGTTGTTGAGAATAAAAATACAAAAGTTGTTTTATATTGCCGCTCGGGTTCTATGAGCAAGATTGCGGCTCAGAAACTGGCTGATATGGGTTATACTAATGTTTATGAGTTAACGGGAGGCTTGCATGATTGGAATTCGGAAGGCAGAGAAACACTTCCTGAAGGAAGTGTCCCGGTTTTATAG